A single region of the Marinobacter nanhaiticus D15-8W genome encodes:
- a CDS encoding YqiA/YcfP family alpha/beta fold hydrolase, with protein MSSEDLPRLIYLHGFKSSPQSQKVTELREWLEREALPIELVVPELGFAPDEAIARVSRNIETAAGRPCGLMGSSLGGYYASALGARYNLRSVLINPAVAPYRLLRRYIGVQENLYTGERFEVEEAHMDQLQAMDPSELARPERFLVCLQTGDETLDYREAVHRYRHSPKWIQPGGDHRFQGFPRILPAALAFLKLLPGRRY; from the coding sequence ATGTCTTCCGAAGACTTACCTCGCCTGATTTATCTGCATGGTTTCAAGAGTTCGCCGCAGTCCCAGAAGGTGACTGAGCTGCGTGAGTGGCTGGAAAGGGAAGCATTGCCGATTGAGTTGGTGGTTCCCGAGCTGGGATTCGCGCCTGACGAAGCCATCGCCCGGGTCTCCCGTAACATTGAAACTGCCGCCGGCCGGCCCTGTGGTTTGATGGGCAGTTCCCTTGGTGGCTATTATGCCTCGGCGCTCGGCGCCCGTTACAACCTGCGCAGTGTATTGATCAATCCAGCGGTTGCGCCGTATCGCCTGTTGCGCCGTTATATCGGCGTTCAGGAGAATCTCTACACCGGCGAGCGCTTCGAGGTGGAAGAAGCGCATATGGATCAGCTTCAGGCGATGGATCCCAGCGAGCTGGCTCGCCCCGAACGCTTTCTGGTTTGCCTCCAGACTGGCGACGAGACCCTCGACTATCGGGAGGCGGTCCACCGCTACCGGCATTCGCCAAAGTGGATCCAGCCCGGCGGTGACCATCGCTTCCAGGGTTTTCCCCGAATCTTGCCCGCGGCCCTGGCCTTCCTCAAGCTGTTGCCAGGACGGCGGTACTGA
- the gcvH gene encoding glycine cleavage system protein GcvH, which translates to MSQIPADLKYIETHQWVRVASDGTAAVGITDFAQDQLGDVVFVELPEVGATVTGGEEAGVAESVKSASDVFSPVTGEVIEINESLDEEPEKLNDDPYGEGWLFRVKLADEGELDGLMDADAYGELVADVE; encoded by the coding sequence ATGAGCCAGATCCCTGCGGATCTCAAGTACATCGAAACCCACCAGTGGGTGCGGGTTGCGTCCGACGGCACAGCTGCTGTTGGGATTACTGATTTCGCCCAGGACCAGTTGGGCGACGTGGTCTTTGTCGAGCTGCCGGAAGTCGGCGCGACCGTGACGGGGGGAGAGGAAGCTGGTGTTGCAGAGTCGGTAAAGTCGGCTTCCGATGTTTTCAGCCCCGTGACTGGCGAGGTGATTGAGATCAACGAGAGTCTCGATGAGGAACCCGAGAAGCTGAACGACGATCCCTACGGCGAGGGCTGGCTGTTCCGCGTCAAACTGGCGGACGAGGGTGAGCTGGACGGTCTGATGGACGCTGACGCCTACGGCGAGTTGGTCGCTGACGTCGAATAA
- a CDS encoding class I SAM-dependent rRNA methyltransferase, translating to MFPQLYLRKGAERRIRAGHLWIYSNEVDTRRSPLNGFEPGSQVCVFAANDKPLGTAFLNPHALICGRLISRNPEQGMTPQRLTDRLETALALRERLFDRPFYRWVFGDADGLSGLVIDRFDNVVVIQVSTAGMETMRESLVRAVQKLAHPRSIVFKNDGKMREVEGLDSYVAAGLGDIPDVLQVEENGVRFEAPLAEGQKTGWFYDHRMNRRRLQDYASGKRVLDVFSYVGGWGVQAAAAGAASVTCVDSSRTALDSVGRNAALNGLSNVDTLEGDAFTALKDLCDQKERFDIVVLDPPALIPRRRDQKVGEQAYARLNQLGLRLLDRDGLLVSASCSMHLSTDRLVDIIRGSGRRIDRFVQLLEQGHQAPDHPVIPGIPETDYIKSCFVRSLTGFL from the coding sequence ATGTTTCCCCAGCTTTATCTGCGCAAAGGCGCCGAGCGTCGTATTCGTGCCGGCCATTTGTGGATCTACAGTAACGAAGTGGATACCCGTCGTTCGCCTCTCAATGGCTTCGAGCCGGGGTCGCAGGTGTGTGTGTTCGCCGCCAACGACAAGCCTCTGGGCACCGCCTTTCTTAATCCCCACGCGCTGATTTGCGGACGTCTGATCAGTCGCAACCCGGAACAGGGCATGACGCCCCAACGCCTGACCGATCGGCTCGAAACCGCGCTGGCCCTGCGCGAGCGGCTGTTTGACCGGCCGTTCTATCGTTGGGTGTTCGGCGACGCCGATGGTCTGTCCGGTCTCGTTATCGATCGCTTCGATAATGTGGTAGTGATCCAGGTCTCCACGGCTGGAATGGAGACGATGCGGGAGTCCCTCGTGCGAGCCGTCCAGAAGCTGGCTCACCCGCGCAGCATCGTCTTCAAGAACGATGGTAAGATGCGCGAAGTGGAAGGGCTGGACAGCTACGTCGCAGCAGGGTTGGGCGATATACCGGATGTGCTTCAGGTCGAAGAAAATGGCGTGCGATTTGAGGCGCCCCTTGCTGAAGGGCAGAAAACCGGTTGGTTCTATGATCACCGAATGAACCGTCGTCGCCTGCAGGATTACGCATCCGGCAAGCGGGTGCTCGACGTGTTCAGCTATGTGGGCGGTTGGGGCGTGCAGGCCGCAGCTGCAGGTGCCGCAAGCGTGACCTGTGTCGACAGCTCGCGAACGGCCCTGGATAGTGTGGGTCGCAATGCGGCGCTGAACGGCCTCTCTAATGTCGACACGTTGGAGGGCGATGCCTTTACCGCGCTGAAAGACCTGTGCGACCAGAAAGAACGATTCGATATCGTCGTATTGGACCCACCGGCACTGATTCCCCGTCGACGCGACCAGAAGGTGGGCGAGCAGGCCTATGCGCGGCTCAACCAGCTAGGTTTGCGGTTGCTGGATCGCGACGGTTTACTGGTGTCGGCGTCCTGCTCGATGCATCTGTCCACCGATCGCCTGGTGGACATCATTCGCGGCAGCGGCCGTCGCATCGATCGCTTCGTGCAGTTGCTGGAGCAAGGTCACCAGGCGCCGGATCATCCGGTGATTCCCGGCATTCCCGAGACCGATTACATCAAGAGCTGTTTCGTGCGGTCGCTGACGGGTTTCCTCTGA
- a CDS encoding imelysin family protein, whose translation MPGKARVAPPRLSNILGLGLALLLTGCSESPPPDEASTAEETGPVTAIPEALKSAVTEKTQAVCEATATLTGQVTRFLDAPGIDSLKAARESWRQAHQTYQQLTAVYQIAELPPPQQFNDRDPVDAHPMLPGYLDQVPNYPRSGLTFSEVPLTTEFLRKEHQSTDFYYLTLGFHPMESLLWPVGGRPAEATLANFQVSAPKPEGDRINAPQRRSDLLRIIAIALERDTQPLCQPQNQAYLITELADLSESPAKAAVRLERTLAGTVGDGLARWSQNPGGEDRNGMPIAHSPQARSDFAEYNATVRYLRNTWLPLLLKGDEETLTEAQQSLETLESRLAAIDQDQKPVDQAALTEARAALTEFSESLTELAFQGRAAEY comes from the coding sequence ATGCCAGGGAAAGCACGTGTAGCACCCCCGAGACTATCGAATATACTGGGCCTGGGCCTCGCCCTGCTTTTAACCGGCTGCTCCGAGTCACCGCCGCCAGACGAAGCTTCCACCGCCGAGGAAACGGGACCAGTCACTGCGATCCCTGAGGCGTTGAAGTCTGCCGTTACTGAGAAGACCCAGGCTGTCTGTGAGGCCACCGCGACCCTGACCGGGCAGGTTACCCGGTTCCTTGACGCGCCAGGTATCGACAGCTTGAAGGCCGCACGTGAAAGCTGGCGCCAGGCCCATCAAACCTACCAGCAACTAACCGCTGTCTATCAAATTGCGGAACTACCCCCACCCCAACAGTTCAATGATAGAGATCCGGTGGATGCACACCCCATGTTGCCCGGCTACCTGGATCAGGTTCCCAATTACCCGCGTAGCGGGCTGACGTTCTCGGAAGTGCCACTGACCACGGAATTCCTGCGCAAGGAGCACCAGTCCACCGATTTCTACTATTTGACGCTGGGCTTCCACCCCATGGAATCACTCTTATGGCCTGTAGGCGGCAGGCCCGCAGAAGCCACGCTGGCCAACTTCCAGGTATCGGCCCCGAAACCGGAGGGCGATCGAATCAACGCCCCCCAACGCCGGAGCGACTTACTCAGGATTATCGCCATTGCCCTGGAGCGTGACACCCAACCGCTATGCCAGCCCCAGAATCAGGCTTATCTCATAACCGAACTGGCTGATCTCAGCGAATCACCGGCCAAGGCAGCCGTTCGCCTGGAGAGAACCCTTGCAGGTACCGTAGGTGATGGGCTGGCCCGCTGGTCGCAGAACCCAGGAGGTGAAGACCGGAACGGCATGCCGATCGCCCACAGCCCCCAGGCGCGGAGCGACTTCGCCGAATACAACGCGACTGTCCGCTACCTGCGGAACACCTGGCTACCGCTACTGCTCAAAGGCGATGAAGAGACGCTGACCGAGGCCCAGCAATCGCTGGAAACATTGGAGAGCAGACTGGCAGCTATTGACCAGGACCAGAAGCCCGTGGATCAAGCCGCGCTGACAGAAGCGCGCGCGGCGTTAACCGAATTCAGCGAAAGCCTGACCGAGCTGGCGTTCCAGGGTCGGGCTGCAGAATATTGA
- a CDS encoding HAD family hydrolase, with product MTLAIFDLDNTLLKGDSDHAWGDFLVAEGIVDAGEYERANDQFYQDYLNGDLDILRYLAFALAPLAKHEPEVLYALRQRFVDERIRPLMLDKAVQLLEKHRQQGHYLLIITATNRFVTQPIAELLGVDDLIATEPEMQDGRYTGQVAGTPSFQDGKVKRLETWLEENGQSADDAWFYSDSHNDVPLLEQVAHPIAVDPDSKLEALAQERGWPVISLRN from the coding sequence GTGACCCTTGCCATCTTCGACCTCGACAACACCCTCCTCAAAGGCGACAGCGATCATGCCTGGGGCGATTTTCTGGTGGCGGAAGGCATTGTCGACGCCGGCGAGTACGAACGGGCCAACGATCAGTTCTACCAGGACTACCTGAACGGCGACCTGGACATCCTGCGCTATCTGGCCTTTGCCCTGGCGCCGCTGGCGAAGCATGAGCCGGAGGTGTTGTATGCCCTGCGCCAGCGCTTCGTCGACGAACGCATTCGTCCGCTGATGCTGGATAAGGCCGTGCAGCTGTTGGAAAAACACCGCCAGCAAGGACATTATCTGCTGATCATTACCGCCACCAATCGTTTCGTGACCCAGCCTATCGCCGAGCTGCTGGGCGTGGATGATCTCATCGCAACCGAGCCGGAAATGCAGGACGGTCGCTACACCGGCCAGGTTGCTGGCACTCCCAGCTTCCAGGATGGCAAGGTCAAACGCCTGGAGACATGGCTGGAGGAAAATGGACAGTCTGCCGACGATGCGTGGTTCTATAGTGATTCGCACAACGATGTGCCATTGCTGGAGCAAGTCGCTCATCCGATTGCCGTAGACCCGGACAGTAAACTTGAAGCGCTGGCTCAGGAAAGAGGCTGGCCCGTGATCTCGCTCAGGAACTAA
- a CDS encoding RNA pyrophosphohydrolase — protein MIDSDGFRPNVGIILANHRGEVLWARRIGQDAWQFPQGGIKNDETPEEALYRELGEEVGLGQRDVEIISCTRGWLRYRLPRRMVRHHSHPVCIGQKQKWFLLRLLSPDASVCVDGTDSPEFDGWQWVSYWYPLGQVVSFKREVYRRALRELAPRLFHNMEQWQGSPRFPDRMD, from the coding sequence GTGATCGACTCCGACGGTTTCAGACCCAACGTCGGAATCATTCTGGCCAATCATCGAGGTGAGGTTCTCTGGGCAAGACGAATCGGACAGGACGCATGGCAGTTTCCCCAAGGCGGCATCAAGAACGACGAGACGCCTGAGGAAGCCCTCTATCGCGAGCTGGGCGAAGAAGTTGGTCTGGGACAGCGGGATGTGGAAATTATCAGCTGTACCCGAGGCTGGCTGAGGTATCGTCTGCCCCGTCGAATGGTGAGACACCATTCGCACCCGGTGTGTATCGGGCAAAAACAGAAATGGTTCCTGCTGAGGCTTTTGTCCCCCGATGCCAGTGTTTGCGTCGACGGGACGGATTCACCCGAGTTCGACGGCTGGCAGTGGGTCAGCTACTGGTATCCGCTGGGACAGGTCGTATCGTTCAAGCGAGAGGTGTATCGGCGGGCCCTGCGGGAGCTGGCGCCGAGATTGTTCCACAATATGGAGCAGTGGCAGGGATCGCCGCGGTTCCCGGACAGGATGGATTAA
- the ptsP gene encoding phosphoenolpyruvate--protein phosphotransferase: MLSTLRSIVQEVNGARDLQDALEIIVSRVQRAMNTEVCSVYLLDPDTNRYILMATEGLYKKAVGRVSMSPSEGLIGLVGSREEPINLEDATAHPRYRYFPETGEERFRSFLGVPIIHHRRVLGVLVVQQRESSRCFDEGEEAFLVTISAQLAGVIAHSEATGAISGLSLTGEQAHDISFKGVAGAPGVAIGKGVVVYPPADLDAVPDKAVDDPEAEKETFLQAVSAVREDIQLVAERLAPQLRPEEQALFEVYLRMLDDNALPGEVMSRIADGQWAQGALKQVVQQYVRHFEMMGDLYLRERAVDIRDLGRRLLAHLQEGDQQTVSYPEKTVLVSDELTPAMLGEVPRGQLVGLVSVRGSSNSHVAILARAMGVPTVMGMIDMPVNQLDGRDLIVDGFEGQIYASPSADLRSFYQEICDEEAALFRGLEELRDKPCVTTDGTRVSLLVNTGLMTDVVRSLSHGAEGIGLYRTEVPFMINERFPSEQEQREYYREQLEAFAPNAVTMRTLDIGGDKALTYFPISEENPFLGWRGIRVTLDHPEIFLVQVRAMLKASEGLDNLRIMLPMISNVSEVEESLHLIYRVYHEVREEGYQIQMPQVGVMIEIPAAVYQIRELSSRVDFLSVGSNDLTQYLLAVDRNNPRVASLYHSFHPAVLQALRKIALDAHDAGTPVSICGELAGDPGGAVLLMAMGYDALSMNAASLPKVKSVIRSIDSAWARKLLGDVLDLDSPHVIKSCIDLALRNAGFGRYLRPNRSPSESASI; the protein is encoded by the coding sequence ATGTTGAGCACGCTGAGAAGTATCGTTCAGGAAGTCAATGGTGCCCGGGACCTTCAGGATGCTCTGGAAATCATCGTCTCCCGCGTACAGCGTGCCATGAATACCGAAGTGTGCTCGGTCTATCTGCTTGATCCGGATACCAATCGCTATATCCTCATGGCGACCGAGGGTCTCTACAAGAAGGCCGTCGGACGGGTCAGCATGTCACCTTCGGAGGGGTTGATTGGTCTGGTGGGCTCCCGGGAGGAGCCGATCAACCTGGAAGATGCGACGGCCCATCCCCGCTATCGCTATTTTCCCGAAACCGGTGAGGAACGTTTCCGTTCCTTCCTGGGCGTTCCCATTATTCACCATCGTCGTGTGCTCGGCGTTCTGGTTGTCCAGCAGCGCGAGAGCTCGCGCTGTTTCGATGAGGGTGAGGAAGCCTTCCTCGTGACCATCTCGGCGCAACTCGCGGGGGTCATTGCCCATAGTGAGGCTACGGGTGCGATCAGCGGACTTTCGCTCACCGGTGAGCAGGCCCATGACATCAGTTTCAAGGGCGTGGCTGGCGCGCCGGGCGTCGCTATTGGCAAGGGTGTGGTGGTCTATCCGCCCGCTGATCTCGACGCTGTGCCCGACAAGGCGGTAGATGACCCTGAAGCGGAGAAGGAAACCTTCCTACAGGCCGTCAGCGCTGTGCGGGAGGATATCCAACTGGTCGCTGAACGCCTTGCACCTCAGCTACGGCCGGAAGAGCAGGCGCTGTTCGAGGTCTACCTGCGAATGCTGGACGACAACGCCCTGCCCGGCGAGGTGATGAGTCGTATCGCCGACGGACAGTGGGCCCAGGGGGCGCTGAAACAGGTGGTCCAGCAGTATGTGCGTCACTTCGAGATGATGGGCGATCTCTACCTGCGTGAGCGCGCGGTCGATATCCGGGACCTGGGCCGGCGACTGTTGGCGCATCTGCAGGAGGGTGACCAGCAGACCGTCAGCTACCCTGAAAAAACCGTACTGGTCAGTGACGAGCTGACGCCCGCCATGTTGGGGGAGGTTCCGCGTGGCCAGTTGGTGGGTCTCGTTTCCGTGCGTGGTTCGAGCAACTCCCATGTAGCCATCCTGGCGCGTGCGATGGGCGTACCGACGGTGATGGGTATGATTGATATGCCCGTCAATCAGCTCGACGGACGCGACCTGATCGTCGACGGTTTCGAGGGTCAGATCTACGCATCGCCGTCGGCGGACCTACGCTCGTTCTATCAGGAGATCTGTGACGAGGAGGCGGCGCTGTTTCGCGGTCTGGAAGAGCTGCGCGACAAACCTTGTGTCACCACCGACGGCACACGGGTGTCACTGCTGGTAAATACCGGCCTGATGACGGATGTGGTGCGTTCTCTCAGCCACGGCGCCGAGGGGATTGGTCTCTACCGCACCGAAGTGCCCTTCATGATCAACGAGCGTTTCCCTTCGGAGCAGGAGCAGCGCGAGTACTACCGCGAGCAACTTGAGGCCTTCGCACCCAATGCGGTTACCATGCGGACCCTTGATATCGGGGGCGACAAGGCGCTGACCTATTTCCCGATCAGCGAGGAAAACCCGTTCCTCGGCTGGCGCGGCATCCGGGTAACGCTGGACCATCCCGAGATCTTCCTGGTTCAGGTTCGTGCCATGCTCAAGGCCAGCGAGGGTCTGGATAACCTGCGCATTATGCTGCCGATGATCAGCAACGTCTCCGAGGTGGAGGAGTCACTCCACCTGATCTACCGCGTCTATCATGAGGTCCGGGAGGAGGGCTACCAGATCCAGATGCCGCAGGTCGGCGTGATGATCGAGATCCCGGCCGCCGTCTATCAGATCAGGGAGCTCTCCAGTCGGGTCGATTTCCTGTCGGTGGGCTCCAATGATCTGACCCAATACCTGCTGGCAGTTGATCGCAATAACCCACGTGTGGCCTCTCTCTATCACTCGTTCCACCCGGCCGTGCTCCAGGCCTTGCGTAAGATTGCGCTGGACGCCCATGACGCGGGCACGCCGGTAAGCATATGCGGGGAACTGGCAGGGGACCCCGGTGGGGCGGTGCTGCTGATGGCCATGGGTTACGACGCCCTGTCGATGAACGCGGCCAGCTTGCCGAAGGTAAAGTCGGTGATCCGCAGTATCGATTCGGCCTGGGCCCGGAAACTGTTGGGGGATGTGCTCGATCTGGATTCGCCTCATGTAATCAAGAGTTGCATCGACCTCGCCCTGCGTAATGCAGGCTTCGGGCGCTACCTCCGGCCGAACCGCTCACCCTCGGAATCCGCCTCGATATGA
- a CDS encoding patatin-like phospholipase family protein: protein MAANKTDLKEKPRIGLALGGGGPLGGIYEIGALRALDEALDGIDFNDLNVYVGVNAGSFVAANLANQMTTAQLCRIFVKNEAEVHPFHPEVFYRPAFREIGRRLMAVPGLLANAVGRFVSNPYDQSFLEALTILAQAAPSGLFDNEGLHDYLERAFSMLGRTNDFRQLRRSLYIIAADVESTEAVCFGAPGYDHVPISRAIQASTASPGLYVPVDVDGRFYVDGTLRKGLHASVAFEDGADLVLAVNPQVPIDASAAVRAGSMKPGALTNSGMPNVLAQTFRTMVYSRMQSGIAQYARDYPDKDILLFEPTRDDAKLFFSNVFSFQSRRMVCEHAYQMTRRDLLARADMLESTLAPYGIRLRRDRLEDDQRTISTSLYGEMLPLYVAKGRAKRARVRSGLDNVTDILQKAL, encoded by the coding sequence ATGGCGGCGAACAAGACAGACCTGAAAGAAAAACCTCGTATTGGTCTCGCGCTCGGCGGTGGTGGCCCCCTGGGGGGTATATACGAGATCGGTGCCCTGCGGGCGTTGGACGAGGCGCTGGATGGTATCGACTTCAACGACCTCAATGTGTACGTGGGAGTCAATGCCGGGTCTTTTGTCGCCGCTAACCTCGCCAACCAGATGACCACGGCGCAACTTTGCCGAATTTTCGTTAAGAACGAGGCCGAAGTTCACCCGTTTCATCCGGAGGTGTTCTATCGGCCAGCATTCCGCGAGATCGGCCGGCGCCTGATGGCGGTGCCCGGGCTGCTCGCCAATGCCGTCGGTCGCTTCGTCAGTAATCCCTATGACCAGAGCTTTCTCGAGGCCCTGACGATCCTGGCGCAGGCGGCGCCCTCCGGCCTGTTCGATAACGAAGGGCTGCACGACTACCTTGAGCGTGCCTTCTCCATGCTGGGCAGGACCAATGATTTCCGGCAGCTACGTCGCAGCCTCTATATCATTGCTGCCGATGTGGAGAGCACAGAAGCCGTCTGTTTCGGCGCACCTGGGTATGACCATGTGCCTATCTCCCGGGCGATCCAGGCGAGTACAGCGTCGCCGGGCCTCTATGTACCGGTGGATGTGGATGGACGCTTCTACGTGGACGGCACCTTGCGAAAGGGGCTGCACGCCTCGGTCGCTTTCGAGGATGGCGCTGACTTGGTGCTTGCAGTTAATCCTCAGGTCCCGATTGACGCCAGCGCTGCCGTTCGCGCGGGGTCTATGAAACCCGGTGCGTTGACCAATTCGGGCATGCCTAACGTCCTCGCCCAAACGTTCCGGACCATGGTCTACTCGCGTATGCAGTCGGGGATCGCCCAGTATGCTCGGGATTATCCAGACAAGGATATCCTGCTGTTCGAACCGACGCGGGACGATGCCAAGCTGTTTTTCTCCAATGTATTCAGTTTCCAGTCGCGCAGGATGGTGTGTGAGCACGCTTATCAGATGACGCGACGGGATCTGCTGGCGCGGGCGGATATGCTGGAATCGACCCTGGCGCCTTATGGCATCCGACTACGCCGCGACCGGCTGGAGGATGACCAGCGTACGATCAGTACCAGTCTCTATGGGGAAATGCTGCCTCTCTACGTTGCCAAGGGCAGGGCAAAGCGCGCCCGGGTGCGGTCGGGCCTGGATAATGTCACGGATATCCTGCAGAAAGCCCTCTAG
- a CDS encoding gamma-butyrobetaine hydroxylase-like domain-containing protein — protein sequence MSETSDIPSDIRIRRQSRVLHLTYASGDTLELPFELLRVYSPSAEVRGHGMGPGTLQTGKREVLVTGAEAVGNYALKLHFSDGHDSGLFTWSYLQDLGRNQEQYWQDYLARLEKEGGSRESGGQQLLSSP from the coding sequence ATGAGTGAGACCTCGGATATACCCAGCGACATTCGCATTCGTCGCCAGAGCCGGGTCCTACATCTGACCTATGCAAGCGGGGACACCCTCGAGCTGCCCTTCGAACTACTCAGAGTCTACTCGCCCTCGGCGGAAGTGCGTGGCCATGGTATGGGCCCGGGCACGTTGCAGACAGGAAAGCGCGAGGTGCTGGTTACCGGCGCGGAGGCGGTCGGTAACTATGCATTGAAATTGCACTTCAGCGATGGCCATGACTCCGGCCTGTTTACCTGGAGCTACCTACAGGATCTTGGCAGGAACCAGGAACAATACTGGCAGGATTATTTGGCAAGACTGGAGAAGGAAGGCGGGAGTCGGGAGTCGGGAGGCCAGCAGCTTCTATCCAGCCCCTGA
- the hslU gene encoding ATP-dependent protease ATPase subunit HslU yields MSGMTPREIVHELNKHIVGQEEAKRAVAIALRNRWRRMQLEAGLRDEITPKNILMIGPTGVGKTEIARRLAKLADAPFLKVEATKFTEVGYVGRDVESIIRDLADMAVKMLREKEIKRNEHRAADAAEERILDALLPPARSFQEDSQPREDSSTRQLFRKKLREGQLDDKEIEIELSNSGAGVEIMAPPGMEEMTSQLQNMFSNLSRDKKKTRKMKVADALASVREEEAAKLVNEEEIKQKAIQTVEQNGIVFVDEIDKVAKRSETGSADVSREGVQRDLLPLIEGSTVSTKFGMIRTDHILFIASGAFHLSKPSDLIPELQGRLPIRVELQALTPEDFKRILTEPDASLVRQYEALMDTEGLTLKFTDDAIERIAQVSWKVNETTENIGARRLHTVLERLLESVSFDAGDAVSGDFEVTAAYVDEKLGDLSEDEDLSRYIL; encoded by the coding sequence ATGTCTGGAATGACCCCTCGCGAAATCGTTCACGAGCTGAATAAACATATCGTCGGCCAGGAAGAAGCCAAGCGTGCCGTAGCTATTGCCCTGCGTAACCGCTGGCGCCGCATGCAGCTTGAAGCGGGCCTGCGGGACGAGATTACCCCGAAGAACATCCTGATGATCGGCCCCACCGGCGTTGGTAAGACAGAGATCGCCCGCCGCCTCGCCAAATTGGCCGATGCCCCATTCCTGAAAGTCGAGGCGACCAAGTTCACGGAAGTGGGCTACGTAGGCCGAGACGTAGAGTCCATTATTCGTGACTTGGCGGATATGGCAGTCAAGATGTTGCGCGAAAAGGAAATCAAGCGTAATGAGCACCGCGCAGCGGACGCCGCAGAGGAGCGTATCCTCGATGCTCTGCTACCGCCGGCCCGCAGCTTCCAGGAAGACAGCCAGCCCAGAGAAGATTCATCCACCCGTCAACTGTTTCGCAAGAAACTGCGCGAAGGTCAGTTGGACGACAAGGAAATCGAGATCGAGCTCAGCAACAGCGGAGCCGGTGTAGAGATTATGGCGCCTCCAGGAATGGAGGAAATGACCAGCCAGCTGCAGAACATGTTTTCCAACCTTTCCCGCGACAAGAAGAAGACCCGTAAGATGAAGGTCGCCGATGCGCTCGCGAGCGTTCGTGAGGAAGAAGCGGCCAAGCTGGTCAACGAAGAGGAAATCAAGCAGAAAGCCATCCAGACGGTCGAACAAAACGGGATTGTCTTCGTCGATGAGATCGACAAGGTTGCCAAGCGCTCGGAAACCGGATCGGCAGATGTGTCCCGGGAGGGTGTCCAGCGCGACCTGTTGCCGCTGATCGAAGGCAGTACGGTAAGCACCAAGTTCGGCATGATTCGCACCGATCACATCCTGTTTATTGCCTCCGGGGCTTTCCACCTGTCCAAGCCTTCGGACCTGATCCCGGAGCTGCAGGGCCGGTTGCCGATCCGTGTCGAACTCCAGGCACTGACGCCGGAAGACTTCAAGCGCATACTGACTGAACCCGATGCATCGCTGGTCAGACAGTACGAAGCGTTGATGGATACCGAAGGGTTGACGCTGAAGTTCACCGATGACGCGATAGAACGAATTGCCCAGGTATCCTGGAAGGTGAACGAGACCACCGAAAACATTGGCGCCCGGCGTCTGCACACCGTGCTGGAACGCTTACTTGAAAGCGTGTCCTTCGATGCGGGCGATGCAGTATCCGGTGATTTCGAAGTGACCGCGGCTTATGTCGACGAGAAACTCGGCGACCTGTCCGAAGACGAAGACCTGAGCCGTTACATTCTCTGA
- the hslV gene encoding ATP-dependent protease subunit HslV has protein sequence MTTILSVRRDDTVAMGGDGQVSLGNTVMKGNARKVRRLYNNKVLAGFAGGTADAFTLFERFEAQLEKHQGNLTRAAVELAKDWRTDRALRRLEALLAVADHTASLIITGNGDVIEPEDSLIAIGSGGPFAQAASRALLENTDLKADVIVEKGLDIAADICIYTNHNRTLEVLSANE, from the coding sequence ATGACAACGATTCTCTCAGTCCGGCGCGACGACACAGTCGCCATGGGCGGCGATGGCCAGGTCTCCCTCGGCAATACAGTAATGAAAGGCAATGCCCGTAAGGTGCGCCGCCTATACAACAACAAGGTACTGGCCGGGTTTGCCGGTGGCACAGCCGACGCGTTTACATTGTTCGAAAGGTTCGAAGCCCAGCTGGAAAAACACCAGGGCAACCTCACCCGAGCGGCCGTGGAACTGGCAAAAGACTGGAGAACCGATCGCGCGCTTCGACGGCTGGAGGCACTGTTGGCGGTGGCTGACCACACCGCTTCCCTCATCATTACGGGTAATGGTGACGTTATCGAACCCGAGGATAGCCTGATCGCCATTGGCAGCGGCGGCCCCTTCGCGCAAGCTGCTTCTCGTGCCTTACTTGAGAATACAGATCTGAAAGCGGATGTGATTGTCGAGAAAGGTCTCGATATTGCCGCGGACATCTGCATTTACACGAACCACAACCGCACCCTGGAAGTGCTCTCTGCCAACGAGTGA